GAATATGATAATTAGGTGGCAATTTGGATTCCCAAACAAAATCAGCCCAAGAAGCAGCACTAAATGCTCGGTTCAACTTTGCAAGTTTACATATCTCCGGAGGATCCAAATGCTGAATAATTGATGCCACACAACTCTCTGGTAAGTCGCCCAAATAGGGTGAAGATGATGATACGCCATCTTGGTCGATGAACAAAGCAGAGAAACTAGCACCCATCAATAGAACAAGGAAATAACATGAGCAGAGAAGTTGGGAAGTTGTGTAAGGCAGAATATACTGAGAGGTGGCGGAAGGGAAGTGGGGGCGTTATTCTAAAACAAAGACGCCTATTCGTTTTCAAGGGGATTGTTTCCGTCTCTTTGTTTGTTTACTGAGAAAAAGACATTGATTTGGGCGGTAAACACCTTAGTAAAGGTCCATATGTTTGTTGGGGGTGAGCTCAAAACTGTGGACTGAACATTATGGACAAGGAATAAAGGATTCTATCCGAATTGGAAATATTTTGTACAATAAACAAATTTGGTTCAGCTGGATCAgatagtttaatattttgatattgctgtaagaataaaaaagaaatgaaagacaATGGCATgcaaaatctttttaatttcctCAATCGATGTGTGGTCCCACATGAGATGTTTGGTTTTTTGGTGTTCAGGTAACATTGAGTGTTGTTGGAGCAGTCCAGGAATGAAACAAGTGGCTGAGGCTGATGgttcttataaaaaattattgaccGAAGGAACGCGTGTTGTCAGCGAGACGTGTGTCTGAGTCAGCATGCGACATTGTCATCCACATAAACATGGCATCTCATCTAAAACAATGACTATCGCATGAAACACATTTCATTCGACCAGTCGGATTCATAAACAAGTAAGTGACTTTTTTAATGTCAACGGGAGATTTCTCTCCTACATCTGAATGTTGCTATTCAAAGGGTTTTAGGAGTAAAAGAACATTTGTTAAGGTGAGAATGCGTAGAAAGACTTTGTTATTAGTTCTACAGCTATCAACTGTCATGCCAATTGAATGAGAAAAGCCATTGAATGGGTGGAGTAttgcttgaaatgtttgaatCTCATCAATGAGGAGATTAGTAAAACATgctcaagttttttttttgattgcttgcaacttaatttttttatttctcatttacTCTTTTTGCaaaccttattttaattttttttattgattcttagttTTAGAAAGAGcaaatgcaattttttttaatataattataaaataatattttatacaccattaatgaataataacatgataaattaaacaaaaatatggataacttataaataaatactactaattttattttaaaataattaaacattaatcataactattataaataaagatTAATAACTCTCAATTTagaattttgggtttaaagGTCTAAGGtaaatttaggattttaggtttagagttttatagtttatttaaaattaattatgtttaaataaatttattagtatttattttaagtcCTCtactgtttttgttttatttaatgatgaGATATATCATGTTATAATTCATCGATGATGCATAGTACTTATGCACCGATAATGCATCAAATATTCTCCTaactataatatatatgaacaaaaaatataactttactatgtaattttaatagttttaaatactatttaacgttaatattatttcattttatattttattatagaatattatttaatataaatatggttttaataatctttcattttattatatctaTATACTCATTTTAATCTAgtgcttttaattttatcatagtTGATCTCATTGCTCATccaaataaatcttaaaacaaatgttttacctttaaatttttttaggctTGTAGTTGGCATTCCAGACTCCaaacaatattatctttaatgtttgaatttatttttcttggaaGTGAACTGTATCTTACTGCAGCAcccaatattaaaataaattattgaaataaaattatattatttaattattatatgttcCACTTGAATGCATTCACAGTGGCTTCAACAAGATGGGTTGGGAGTACAGAGTGTGAGAATAGGCTGACTGATTCTTTCTTTTGTAGTTAGTTTCTCCTTTTTTGTCATTTGAGAAAAAAACCATTAACTCAAGGAAAGGCTTGAGAATTAATGGAGTCAAATATGCATGGCAGCATAGTATCTCATGAAGGTATTTGGCATGCTCAAGACCTGGGAAAATGACTGACATGCATGAAACGTAATTCAACTATGTGCTGTATGTATCTTATGTTGTGCCACAATCACAAAGCCAGTTGAGGAAGTTCATTGAGATATTCACGGTTTGAGTTACTGGTTTAAGGTGCATAATTTTCTCTATCATTCGCTTAATATGGTTTTTGGGTTTCAGGCCAGGGTACTACTGCTTTCAAAGGGATGCAACACTTGACCGTGGTTCAGAACCAGTGTATGAAACTGCGTTTTTTTTCAGCAGTGATGACATCCTATTGCGCTGCTATGCTATCAACTTGAATATGGATACTGATGGTTCAATTAAATTAGCCACAGAAACTACAAGATTGTCTTTATGGTACCTATGAAAGCTCTAGTCGCTGAAGTGAGAGATTCTTAGAGTCACGCAGGTATGTTTCAAAGCAATGATCTTAAGGGTTTACAATGGTTTAACAATTCCTCATGCTGGGATTGGCAAGGAACTTTCACCAAATTGTATCTTCCAACTCCATTTGCTGCTCCGTCAGATTCAGGGGGGACCAAACCAACAGAGGTAAGTCCAAAATTTCAGCTGATTTTGATGGATAATCTATCTGGTTTCATcacaaatttttctttattgtcTTTTGTTACAGGCTCTACCCTAAACTTCAAATTAGTATACTGCTGGAAATAAACAGGCATGCATCCATCCAATACatgatctaaaattaaaaaatcaacaaagtttttttacaacataagttTCAGCTTGAttgaaaacaacaaaacaataaaggaTTCACGCCATACAGTTTAGATTAATAACTAAAACCACAAATTGACAATTCCCCAACAACAAGGTTCAATTGTTCTAAAGAGGTGCTTAATTCCTTACTATTTTCCCACTAAATAACAATAGGCAGATCTAGAAAATGATATTCATTTTCCCATCAATCTTCATAGATCTTACACTCTTCAGTCTCAGGATTTTCCTGGCAAAACGACTCCAAAGgatctttcttttctatttcaagTCTAAGCCTAAGATCAGCCTTAGCTTGACTTACCTCTTCGACCTCGTCCCAAGCAACTTTGCACTCATCAGATGTCTCATCTCCTTCACAAACTTGCTTAGCTTCTGTAACTTTTTTCTCAATCATCTCAGTTAGCTTCTTTTCCCTCATTTGAGTTCCTTTGTATTTGGCTGCTCCCATTGCTTTGACTGTCATTCTCGATGCCCTTCTTTCACCTTTGTTATTACACTGAAAGTAAGCCCAAGACAGCCTTGGAtttgaagaaaaagatgatgTCGGGTTCTTTTCTAGGGTCCCTGTCAGTGAGTTAAACCTTAGAGTTGCCATGCCTGAAGTCTGGTATAcaaccttctttttttttgggttaaatggaGTTTGTGGGGGGTTGTTTGATCAAGGAATAGGGGGTCTTTGTCATGTTCAAGAAGAGGATAGAtgaaagagaaggaaaagaggGTTTATGAAACGACGGATGAATTGTGATCAGCATTAAGGCTGGTGAGGAAAAGATGGTAAAATCATACTCTTAGTCCTTATACCATgtgtaaattgtaaatttaatttttagattttaatttagttcattttagtccttatacttttttaattttaaaatttcaatcttaacACTAATCATATATGCTCTTCTTGATAATGTGGTAAAATCATACTCTTAGTCTTTATACTAtgtggtattttttttaaaataatttcattataggttttgatcatATCTGATCTTCTTGACATAATGTCTAAAACTAGGCatagcccctccccaacccaGAAGTAAGAAGATAATGCACTTAAATGCACTCAAACTCACGTTTTCCTACATTGGCAACAATACCCATGCCaattgagctaagactcaatcggcgaTATGGTATTTTTAAATAACGTGATATATTCGTTTAGCTCAttgtactttaaaatttt
This sequence is a window from Gossypium raimondii isolate GPD5lz chromosome 5, ASM2569854v1, whole genome shotgun sequence. Protein-coding genes within it:
- the LOC105770538 gene encoding calvin cycle protein CP12-3, chloroplastic, translated to MATLRFNSLTGTLEKNPTSSFSSNPRLSWAYFQCNNKGERRASRMTVKAMGAAKYKGTQMREKKLTEMIEKKVTEAKQVCEGDETSDECKVAWDEVEEVSQAKADLRLRLEIEKKDPLESFCQENPETEECKIYED